One region of Lytechinus pictus isolate F3 Inbred chromosome 8, Lp3.0, whole genome shotgun sequence genomic DNA includes:
- the LOC129266343 gene encoding large ribosomal subunit protein mL39-like, whose translation MRHLKEYRRLISIISRHMSTKEQILTTAAVSQKQNELFDQEKRRQLEMVKRIEKITVHHVGQSHNCKLAMNKNLSTPYHVAMHFNETYTKRSAIALVNGKPWHMLQPLTEDCELRLVTMKDDDPKEANEAFWRSCSFMAGAILLNAFKTDVYIQPVRAADIPVSQGCFAYDVNLPFPWDPSQEELTSLSRLAYELAEKKEPFERLEVRPSIAMDIFQDNEYKVAELNSMTADRIVLFRLGQFIDVSPGPLVTNSGFMVPHRYSFTCVHHIEDHLKPGNKLTRFQGVALPSDFPCHYHTWNLIQERAQTPVTTDASSPLIDS comes from the exons ATATGTCAACAAAAGAGCAAATATTGACCACTGCAGCAGTCAGccagaaacaaaatgaattgtttGACCAAGAGAAGCGTCGTCAGCTGGAAATGGTCAAGAGAATTGAGAAGATTACCGTCCATCATGTCGGTCAGTCTCATAAttgcaaattagccatgaacAAGAATCTTTCTACACCATACCATGTGGCAATGC ATTTCAATGAGACGTATACAAAGCGTTCTGCAATAGCGTTGGTGAATGGAAAGCCGTGGCATATGCTCCAGCCATTGACAGAGGACTGTGAATTGAGACTAGTCACTATGAAGGATGATGACCCTAAAGAGGCTAATGAg GCTTTCTGGCGATCATGTTCCTTCATGGCAGGCGCCATCCTTCTCAATGCCTTCAAAACAGATGTCTATATCCAGCCTGTGAGGGCAGCAGATATTCCAG TTTCTCAAGGGTGCTTTGCCTACGATGTAAATCTACCTTTTCCATGGGACCCATCCCAAGAAGAGCTTACCAGTCTCAGCAGGCTAGCGTATGAGTTAGCGGAGAAGAAAGAGCCCTTTGAAAGGTTAGAGGTCAGACCGAGCATCGCCATGGATATCTTCCAAGACAACGA GTACAAGGTTGCCGAGCTGAACTCCATGACTGCAGACCGGATAGTCCTCTTTCGTCTAGGCCAGTTCATCGATGTTAGTCCAGGACCATTGGTTACCAATTCAGGCTTCATGGTTCCACACAGATACTCTTTCACATGC GTTCATCACATAGAGGATCATCTCAAGCCAGGa aACAAGCTTACCAGATTCCAGGGTGTTGCTCTTCCTAGTGATTTCCCG TGCCACTATCATACATGGAATTTAATTCAAGAAAGAGCACAAACTCCA